In Marinobacter sp. M3C, the genomic stretch CCTGGCCATTGCCTTGCCCGAGGTGAGCGCCCATCACCTGTCGCCGGCGTTTCTGGCGTTGGATAGCAACGGTAAGCCTGGCGTAAAACACGTCGGCGATGACAACAAAGTGGTGTTTTCCCGGGTTCGCCTGCTCAGCGTGAAAACCGATGGCGCCTGGGTAGATGGCTTACCGGAAAGCCTGCGCCTGATTACTCGCGGCGCAGGCTTTGTCAGCGAGGGTGAAGAAGTCACGGCCGTTGCCGCAACCAGCGGCGAGGGCTAACTCATGCGCTCCCTTATATTTGCAGCTATAGACCGCAGTCGCACCACGTTGCTGTTGCTGTTGTTTCTGGTGATTGGCGGTTACGCCGCTTACATGGTAATTCCCAAAGAAGCCAATCCGGACATCACCATTCCGATGATTTATGTGTCCATGAGCCTTGAAGGCGTCAGCCCGGAAGACGCCGAGCGTTTGCTGGTACGGCCGATGGAACAGGAATTGCGCTCTTTGGAAGGGGTCAAGGAAATGCGCGGGAACGCCTCTGAAGGCTTTGCGTCCGTCATGCTGGAATTTGACGCTGGTTTCGACGCCGACAAAGCCTTGCAGGACGTGCGCGAAAAGGTAGATACCGCACGCAGCAATCTGCCGCAGGAAGCCGATGAGCCACGAGTGAATGAAGTGAATATTTCACTGTTTCCGGTGATGTCCATTGGCCTCTCCGGCCCGCTGGCCGAGCGTGAGCTGATCACCATCGCCCGCGGCTTGAAAGACGCCATTGAAGCCATTCCGGAAGTTTTGGAAGTCGACATTGCCGGCGATCGCGAAGATCTGCTGGAAATTGTCGTCGACCCCCAGGTGTTGGAAAGTTATGGCCTGGATTTTAATCAGTTGGGCACATTGGTGTCGCGCAACAACCAGCTGGTAGCGGCGGGCTCCATCGACACTGGCAATGGCCGGATGACGTTGAAAGTGCCGGGCGTGATTGAAAACGTGGAAGACGTGCTGTCGATACCGGTAAAGGTAGCTGGCGACACCGTAATCACCTTTGGTGATGTCGCCATGCTGCAGCGCAGCTACAAAGATCCCCAGGGTTTTGCCCGTATCAACGGTAAGCCGGCGCTGGTGCTGGAAGTGTCCAAGCGTTCCGGGGCCAACATCATCGCGACCAGTGCTCAGGTGCGTGAATTGATCGTGGCGGCGCAAGAACGCCTGCCCGACGAGCTGGATATCCGTTACATCATGGACCAGTCGGGCGAGGTGGAGGACATGCTAACCGACCTGCTGAACAACGTGCTGACCGCCATTGTGTTGGTCACCATCGTGATCATCGCCACTATGGGCCCGCGCGCCGCTATATTGGTCGGCCTGACCATTCCGGGCGCCTTCCTGACGGCGATTCTGGTGATCTGGTCTATGGGTATGACCCTTAACATTATTGTGCTGTTCTCCTTGATTCTGGTGACCGGCATGTTGGTAGACGGCGCCATTGTGGTGTCGGAGCTGGCAGATCGAAATCTGTCAGACGGCCTGAGCGTTAACAACGCCTGGGGTGAAGCTGCCAGCCGCATGGCCTGGCCCATTATCGCCTCCACCACGACCACCCTGGCGGTGTTTGTGCCCTTGTTGTTCTGGCCCGGTATGGTCGGGGAATTTATGAAGTTTTTGCCCATCACGGTGATTATCTGCCTGCTGGCGTCTTTAGCGATGGCGCTGGTGTTTTTGCCGGTGCTGGGTGGCATTGGCGGCGGTCGCCGGCCGCGGGCGGTGCACACTGATAACCGTTTGATGGGCGTTTACCGCAACAGTCTGGCCGCCATATTGCGTCGCCCCGGACTGACTCTGCTAGCGGTGATTCTGGTGATTGGCGTGGTTTACGTCGTCTATGGCCGGTTAAACCACGGCGTAGAGTTTTTCCCCAGCGTAGAACCGGAGTCGGCCCAGGTTCAAGTGCGTGCCCGCGGTGATTTGTCCATTTGGGAGCGCGACGCCATTGTGCAGGCTGTGGCCGGGCGTTTACAGGGCATGCCCGAGGTGCGTGCCTTGTACAGCCGTTCGATGATCAGCGGCAGCCAGCAAATGGCGCCGGATGTTATTGGTGTGCTGCAGTTTCAGTTTAACGAATGGAACACCCGGCGTGCCGCCGACGTTATTTTAGAGGATTTTCGCCAGCGCACCGCCGACATTCCGGGCGTGGAGCTGGAGTTTCGTAAGCAGGAAGATGGCCCGGCCGGTGGCAAACCGATTGAGTTGCAGATCAGCAGCCGTAATCCCGACAACCTGGAAGCCGCGGTCAGCGCGATACGTGCGCAAATGCTGGAGCAGGGTGCTTATGTGGACACCGAAGACGATCGCAGCCTTGACGGCATTGAATGGCGCCTGAAGGTGAACCGCGAAGCGGCGGCCCGTTTCGGCACCGACGTGGCCAGCATCGGCAACGCCGTGCGGCTGGTGACCAACGGCTTGGTGCTGGCCAGCTACCGCCCGGAAGACGTGCGCGATGAAGTGGATATTGTGGTGCGCGTTCCTAACAACTGGCGTGAACTGGATCAGCTGGAGCGGCAAACCCTGAACACCTCACGGGGCCAGGTACCGCTGTCGCAGTTTGTCAGTTTAGAGCCCGGTGATAAAACCGGCAACATCGTGCGGGTGGATGGCCGCCGTACCATCACCATCAAAGCCGATCTGCAACCCGGTCGCCAAGTGGAAGAGGCGTTACGAGAGCTGCTCGCTAACATGCCTGAGTTGCCGGACGGCATAACCGTGCTTGAAGGTGGCGAAAGTGAAGATCAACAGCAAGCGGCCAACTTCCTGATTAACGCGTTTCTGGTGGCCATAGGGCTGATGCTGCTGATTCTGGTGACCCAGTTCAACTCGCTGTACCAAAGTTTTTTGATTTTGTCGGCCATTGTACTGTCTACCGCTGGCGTGTTACTGGGCCTGCTTCTGAACAGTCAGCCGTTTGGCATTGTGATGGTGGGTATGGGTACCATTGCGTTGGCGGGTATTGTGGTAAACAACAATATTATTCTGATTGATACTTACAACCAGATGCGGGCCGACGGCATGGAACCGGCGGCAGCGGCGCTGGAAACCGGTTGCCTGCGCCTACGCCCGGTGTTGCTAACCGCCATAACCACCGTACTAGGCCTGATGCCGATGGTGCTGGGCATAAACGTAGATTTGATTACACCGTCGCTAGGGCTAAACGCGCCATCCACCCAATGGTGGACCCAGATGTCCAGCGCCATTGCCGGTGGGCTGACGTTCGCAACGGTGCTTACCCTGCTACTCACACCGGCGCTGTTGGTACTGGGTGAGCAAAGCGGGCAAAAAGTGAAACAGTTGCTGGGAGCTAGGGGGCAAGCTAAGGGACGGATTTGAAATCCGTCCCTGGGGGTCTGAGCTAGGGGACGGATTTCAAATCTGTCCCCGGGAGCCCCTATTTATTGGCACTGCGGGCGTCTTTGATTACGTCGTAGGCGTGGGTGATTTCGCCGGTGCGCTCTTCGGCCATTTCGCGCATGCTTTCTGGCAAGCCGCGGCCGGCCAGTTTGTCCGGATGATTTTCACTCATCAGCTTGCGATACACCTTTTTGATGTCGTCATCGCTGTCTTGCGGCGATACCCCCAATACCTTGTAGGCGTCTTCGTTTTGTTGAACGCTGGAGCGCTGGCCGCCGCCGGTCTGGCTGTAATGGGCACCACGCAGCATGGCTTCCAGCTGGTCAACCTGGCTTTCCGGCAACCCCAGGCCACGGGCAATTTTAACCAGCATCTCGTGCTCGGCCGGGTGCACTACACCATCGGCGGCTACCGCCGATACCTGAACCTGCAGAAACATCTGCAACAAAGCCGATTGGCCGCCGCTGACGCGCATAAAGCGTTGCAGTTCGGCGTCCAGATCAAACTCTGGTGCTTTGCCGCGGTTGAACGCGGCGCGGGCGTTGGTCTTCTGGCTTTCGTTCAGGCGAAAGCGGGTAAACATGGCCTCCGCCACGGCGATTTCATTTTGTGAAACCACGCCGTCGGCTTTGCACACCGCACCCATGACCGCGAACACAGACTCAACAAAACCGCTTTGAATATTCTGCAGTTTTCCGATTAACCGGCTTTTTATTCGGTTCAGTAAAAATGCACCAATCGCGCCGCCAATAATGAAGCCGGCGAAGCCGCCAAAAGCCGAACCAATCAGGCCGCCTAGAATGATTGCAAACAGCATTAAGGTATCCTTTGTAAAAGATTTAGATCGTGGAAATATACGGGTTTTTGCCACTTAATACATGAATAGCGCGTTAAAAGGGTATTTTTTCGCACAATTCTCGGCTTCTGGACCGGGTTTAAGGCGTTTGTAACAATGCCGTTAGCAAGCCGGCCGCTAGCGACAATACCATGGGCACCGTCACTAGCAATCCAGTCTGGCGGCTGCCAATACCCAGTGCCATGCCGGATTTCACCAGATTATTCACCGCCGCGGCGATCACAATGCCTATTACCGCGGTATTGCTGTCCAGACCAGCGAGGGACATGCGGGTGAGCGACAGAGTAATGGCGTCCACATCTGCGATGCCTGAACTGGCGGCCAGCACATAGATGCCGGTATCGCCGAGCCAGTTTTTCAGGAACTCACCCAATAGCAGGATGCCGGTCAGAAGAGCACCAAAAACCAGGGCCGAGGTTAAGTCCAACGGATTCTGGCTTAGCACCGGCTGGCTGACATTGCTGTTGTGGCTGTGCCGATACCAGATTATCAGGGCCGGGCCGTAAAGCAGCGCTGTCATCACCAGAACCGGGAGCACCAGGCTGGGAAGCAGAGCCGGCGCAATCACAAAGCAGTAAATCAGAATGCGCGGAAACATGGTGCCGCAAGCAATCAAAATGCCGGCCGCCAGTTGCGGCGCTATTTGCGGCGCCTTTGCAGACTGCCGCGCAAAGTGCAGGGTCAGCGCGGTGGACGAGCTCAAGCCGGCGAACAGACTGGTGAATAGAATACCCTTTTGAGTGCCGGCCAAACGCATAGCGAAATAGCCGACAAAGGAAATGGAGGCAATCATCACCACCATCCACCAGATTTCCCGCGGGTTCAGCACACCGCCGGGGCCCATGCTTTGATTGGGTAACAAGGGCAGCATCACCACGGAAATCAGCAGTAGCTTGAGCGCTGCGTCCAGCTCGCTGGCCTGAAGTTTATGTACCAGGCTGTGAATCTCTTCCTTATTGTCCAGAATGATAGCCGTGACCACCGCTGCTGCCGTGGCAATCACCGGATCTATGGCCACCGCAATGGCGCCAAAACAGAAGGTCAGCACCATGCCGATGATTCCGGTAATACTGAAGTTGCGGATGTACTGCAACCGGCTGCTGTAGGCAACCAGGCCTGTCGCGACCACGGCAATCAGCAATACCGGGAATGCCCAGGCTGAAAGTTCGCGGGTAATCAGCGCGGCCACCCCGCCCAGCAAGCCGACCAGCGCAAAGGTGCGAATACCCGCAACACGATCGCCGGATTTCTGTTCGCGGGCATCCCAGCCCCGTTCCAGGCCCACAATGGCGCCCAGCAACAAAGCAATGGCCAAACGGATAGTGGATTGATTAGTGGCCAAAAAATCGGTGGTTACGTCCATGGTAATAACTGTCCTGCACAGCGGTTTTTGCCAGGCAACACAATCTGCTAAACTCTGCCACCTTTTCACAGCTATTTTCACGCTTACAACCCATTACCACAACCGCAGACGGTTGCTGGCGATAGCGGCTGTCGCAATGACCCGAACTGAGTAACCCTTAAGCAACTCTTAAGAAGCTCTTAAGTAAAAACGGAACCCGATATGGTGAACACCCTTAAGCATCAATGGCTGTCGAATGTGCGCGGCGATTTACTCGCGGGCGTAGTGGTGGCGCTGGCGCTGATTCCCGAAGCCATTGCCTTTTCCATTATTGCCGGCGTAGACCCGAAAGTAGGGCTGTACGCGTCATTCTGCATCGCCGTGATCATCGCCTTTGTCGGCGGCCGGCCGGGCATGATTTCTGCAGCTACCGGCGCCATGGCGCTGCTCATGGTTACCCTGGTAAAAGAACACGGCCTGGAATATCTGATGGCCGCCACCTTGCTCACAGGTCTGATTCAGTTGGTGGCCGGCTACTTAAAGCTGGGCAGCCTGATGCGCTTTGTGTCGCGCTCGGTGGTGACCGGCTTTGTCAACGCCTTGGCCATCCTGATCTTCATGGCTCAGCTGCCGGAACTGACCAACGTTACCTGGCACGTATATGCACTAACGGCGGCTGGCCTGGGCATCATCTATTTGTTTCCTTATATACCGAAGCTGGGCAAGGTGCTGCCGTCGCCAT encodes the following:
- a CDS encoding efflux RND transporter permease subunit, whose protein sequence is MRSLIFAAIDRSRTTLLLLLFLVIGGYAAYMVIPKEANPDITIPMIYVSMSLEGVSPEDAERLLVRPMEQELRSLEGVKEMRGNASEGFASVMLEFDAGFDADKALQDVREKVDTARSNLPQEADEPRVNEVNISLFPVMSIGLSGPLAERELITIARGLKDAIEAIPEVLEVDIAGDREDLLEIVVDPQVLESYGLDFNQLGTLVSRNNQLVAAGSIDTGNGRMTLKVPGVIENVEDVLSIPVKVAGDTVITFGDVAMLQRSYKDPQGFARINGKPALVLEVSKRSGANIIATSAQVRELIVAAQERLPDELDIRYIMDQSGEVEDMLTDLLNNVLTAIVLVTIVIIATMGPRAAILVGLTIPGAFLTAILVIWSMGMTLNIIVLFSLILVTGMLVDGAIVVSELADRNLSDGLSVNNAWGEAASRMAWPIIASTTTTLAVFVPLLFWPGMVGEFMKFLPITVIICLLASLAMALVFLPVLGGIGGGRRPRAVHTDNRLMGVYRNSLAAILRRPGLTLLAVILVIGVVYVVYGRLNHGVEFFPSVEPESAQVQVRARGDLSIWERDAIVQAVAGRLQGMPEVRALYSRSMISGSQQMAPDVIGVLQFQFNEWNTRRAADVILEDFRQRTADIPGVELEFRKQEDGPAGGKPIELQISSRNPDNLEAAVSAIRAQMLEQGAYVDTEDDRSLDGIEWRLKVNREAAARFGTDVASIGNAVRLVTNGLVLASYRPEDVRDEVDIVVRVPNNWRELDQLERQTLNTSRGQVPLSQFVSLEPGDKTGNIVRVDGRRTITIKADLQPGRQVEEALRELLANMPELPDGITVLEGGESEDQQQAANFLINAFLVAIGLMLLILVTQFNSLYQSFLILSAIVLSTAGVLLGLLLNSQPFGIVMVGMGTIALAGIVVNNNIILIDTYNQMRADGMEPAAAALETGCLRLRPVLLTAITTVLGLMPMVLGINVDLITPSLGLNAPSTQWWTQMSSAIAGGLTFATVLTLLLTPALLVLGEQSGQKVKQLLGARGQAKGRI
- the djlA gene encoding co-chaperone DjlA; the encoded protein is MLFAIILGGLIGSAFGGFAGFIIGGAIGAFLLNRIKSRLIGKLQNIQSGFVESVFAVMGAVCKADGVVSQNEIAVAEAMFTRFRLNESQKTNARAAFNRGKAPEFDLDAELQRFMRVSGGQSALLQMFLQVQVSAVAADGVVHPAEHEMLVKIARGLGLPESQVDQLEAMLRGAHYSQTGGGQRSSVQQNEDAYKVLGVSPQDSDDDIKKVYRKLMSENHPDKLAGRGLPESMREMAEERTGEITHAYDVIKDARSANK
- a CDS encoding MgtC/SapB family protein; its protein translation is MDVTTDFLATNQSTIRLAIALLLGAIVGLERGWDAREQKSGDRVAGIRTFALVGLLGGVAALITRELSAWAFPVLLIAVVATGLVAYSSRLQYIRNFSITGIIGMVLTFCFGAIAVAIDPVIATAAAVVTAIILDNKEEIHSLVHKLQASELDAALKLLLISVVMLPLLPNQSMGPGGVLNPREIWWMVVMIASISFVGYFAMRLAGTQKGILFTSLFAGLSSSTALTLHFARQSAKAPQIAPQLAAGILIACGTMFPRILIYCFVIAPALLPSLVLPVLVMTALLYGPALIIWYRHSHNSNVSQPVLSQNPLDLTSALVFGALLTGILLLGEFLKNWLGDTGIYVLAASSGIADVDAITLSLTRMSLAGLDSNTAVIGIVIAAAVNNLVKSGMALGIGSRQTGLLVTVPMVLSLAAGLLTALLQTP